A genomic region of Clavibacter michiganensis subsp. insidiosus contains the following coding sequences:
- a CDS encoding ABC transporter permease, producing the protein MQRIPAVPDAALPGRASRTPAARYRRSLWLLTTRDLKVRYSTSALGWFWSILDPLVMSGIYWFVFTVVFSRDVGEEPYIVFLLAALLPWMWFTGATSDFTKAFSSQAKLVRSTRIPRSIWVLRLVLAKGFEFVASLPVLAVFAIVAGARLDVHVLLFPLAVLIQSALLLGIGLIISPLVVFFRDLERAVKLVLRFLFYASPIVYSSSDLPADLHPWAALNPLTGVFGLYRAAFFPSELDWYAVGVSAAISAALVAVGALVFRRSLPAVLKEI; encoded by the coding sequence ATGCAGAGGATCCCCGCCGTGCCCGATGCCGCCCTCCCCGGTCGCGCGTCTCGCACCCCCGCCGCCCGGTACCGCCGCTCGCTCTGGCTCCTCACGACGCGCGACCTCAAGGTCCGCTACTCCACGAGCGCGCTCGGTTGGTTCTGGTCGATCCTCGACCCGCTCGTCATGTCGGGCATCTACTGGTTCGTCTTCACCGTCGTGTTCTCGCGTGACGTCGGCGAGGAGCCGTACATCGTCTTCCTCCTCGCCGCGCTCCTGCCGTGGATGTGGTTCACGGGCGCCACGAGCGACTTCACGAAGGCCTTCAGCTCGCAGGCGAAGCTCGTGCGCTCCACGCGGATCCCCCGGAGCATCTGGGTGCTGCGGCTCGTGCTCGCGAAGGGGTTCGAGTTCGTGGCGAGCCTCCCTGTGCTGGCCGTATTCGCGATCGTCGCGGGCGCCCGCCTCGACGTGCACGTGCTGCTGTTCCCGCTCGCCGTGCTGATCCAGTCGGCGCTGCTCCTCGGCATCGGCTTGATCATCTCGCCGCTCGTCGTGTTCTTCCGCGACCTGGAGCGAGCCGTGAAGCTCGTGCTCCGCTTCCTCTTCTACGCCTCCCCCATCGTCTACTCGTCGAGCGACCTGCCCGCCGATCTGCACCCCTGGGCCGCCCTCAATCCCCTCACAGGAGTCTTCGGCCTCTACCGCGCCGCGTTCTTCCCCTCCGAGCTCGACTGGTACGCGGTCGGGGTGAGCGCGGCGATCTCGGCGGCGCTGGTCGCCGTCGGCGCGCTCGTCTTCCGCCGTTCGCTGCCCGCCGTCCTGAAGGAGATCTGA
- a CDS encoding ABC transporter ATP-binding protein encodes MGASHAGPDAPTVLAVEDAGIRFRRNRKARRSFKDLFAGSARRARPGEFWALRHVSFEVRQGEAIGVVGRNGQGKSTLLKLVAEVLIPDEGSIGVHAGVAPLIEITGGFVNDLTVRDNIYLTAGLHGMSKAEIDARFDEIIAFAEIPDFVDTPYKHLSSGMKVRIAFAVISRLDEPVLLVDEVLAVGDRAFREKCYHRIEEMLAEGRTLFFVSHNERDLRRFCTRGLYLDKGALVLDGPIDRVMDAYNADHNPPPPADA; translated from the coding sequence ATGGGCGCATCGCACGCCGGGCCGGACGCGCCCACGGTCCTCGCGGTCGAGGACGCCGGCATCCGCTTCCGCCGCAACCGCAAGGCCCGTCGGAGCTTCAAGGACCTCTTCGCGGGATCCGCCCGGCGCGCACGGCCCGGTGAGTTCTGGGCGCTGCGGCACGTCTCCTTCGAGGTGCGCCAGGGCGAGGCCATCGGCGTCGTCGGCCGCAACGGCCAGGGCAAGTCGACGCTCCTCAAGCTCGTCGCCGAGGTCCTCATCCCCGACGAGGGGTCGATCGGCGTCCACGCGGGCGTCGCGCCGCTCATCGAGATCACGGGCGGGTTCGTCAACGACCTGACGGTGCGCGACAACATCTACCTCACCGCGGGTCTCCACGGCATGTCCAAGGCCGAGATCGACGCGCGCTTCGACGAGATCATCGCCTTCGCCGAGATCCCCGACTTCGTCGACACCCCCTACAAGCACCTCTCGAGCGGGATGAAGGTGCGCATCGCGTTCGCCGTGATCTCGCGGCTCGACGAGCCGGTGCTCCTCGTGGACGAGGTCCTCGCCGTGGGCGACCGGGCGTTCCGGGAGAAGTGCTACCACCGGATCGAGGAGATGCTCGCGGAGGGGCGCACGCTCTTCTTCGTCTCGCACAACGAGCGCGACCTCCGTCGCTTCTGCACGCGCGGCCTGTACCTCGACAAGGGCGCCCTGGTGCTCGACGGCCCCATCGACCGGGTCATGGACGCCTACAACGCCGACCACAACCCGCCGCCCCCGGCCGACGCCTGA
- a CDS encoding helix-turn-helix domain-containing protein produces the protein MVTTVSDAAAEFGSRVREQRQRIGISQETLAELSGIHWTALGKIERGQRNPSLRNIIKIASGLDVDAGSLVTGLTADMLPQDDGDSPAELIRLERERDRRGTTPVRS, from the coding sequence ATGGTCACTACCGTCTCCGACGCCGCTGCCGAGTTCGGCTCCCGCGTGCGCGAGCAGCGCCAGCGCATCGGCATCAGCCAGGAGACGCTCGCGGAGCTCTCCGGCATCCACTGGACCGCCCTCGGCAAGATCGAGCGCGGCCAGAGGAACCCGAGCCTGCGCAACATCATCAAGATCGCGAGCGGGCTCGACGTGGACGCCGGGTCGTTGGTGACGGGCCTGACGGCCGACATGCTCCCGCAGGACGACGGGGACTCGCCCGCCGAGCTGATCCGCCTGGAGCGGGAACGCGACCGCCGCGGCACCACGCCCGTCAGAAGCTGA
- a CDS encoding membrane protein, with product MGLLNDARLGVRAVRSLVQQRRARGTLQRKLALRAPSPRGEYRVAVYFADSAVNMYQIRQWYRPLVELARTHPVVILSRHPSGANALLDESPLPVEYVRRVADLERVIAEQDIRVVLYVNQNTRNFQMMRYGRRWHVFVNHGESDKMYMTTNQFKAYDYSLIAGDAARARLGKVLWDYDLDRRAIPIGRPQADHYSGELPYAPDDRTVVLYAPTWEGDRAAAAYGSIASHGVPLVRDLIATGRHRVVYRPHPRSGVVDPEYARANREIAAMLERANAQDPSAQHVVDRSRELAWQLSAADLAIVDISAMVYDRLAAGRPLLVTRPVRPEAQIDTDGYLSDCEWLTADDARDIITRLDALQHDAVADRRLAAWVRHYFGDTDPGAATARFHGAIEHLMGEWDRHAALHARDDAADPVSDDQVDDEDEEA from the coding sequence ATGGGTCTCCTGAACGACGCTCGCCTCGGCGTGCGCGCTGTCCGCTCGCTGGTCCAGCAGCGCCGTGCGCGCGGGACCCTGCAGCGCAAGCTCGCGCTCCGCGCCCCCTCGCCGCGGGGCGAGTACCGCGTCGCCGTGTACTTCGCCGACTCGGCCGTGAACATGTACCAGATCCGGCAGTGGTACCGGCCGCTCGTCGAGCTGGCGCGCACGCATCCGGTGGTCATCCTGAGCCGGCACCCGAGCGGCGCGAACGCCCTCCTCGACGAGAGCCCGCTGCCGGTGGAGTACGTGCGTCGCGTCGCGGACCTCGAGCGGGTCATCGCGGAGCAGGACATCCGCGTCGTGCTCTACGTCAACCAGAACACCCGGAACTTCCAGATGATGCGGTACGGGCGACGCTGGCACGTCTTCGTCAACCACGGCGAGTCCGACAAGATGTACATGACGACCAACCAGTTCAAGGCCTACGACTACAGCCTCATCGCCGGCGACGCCGCCCGCGCCCGGCTCGGCAAGGTGCTCTGGGACTACGACCTCGACCGCCGCGCGATCCCCATCGGTCGTCCGCAGGCGGACCACTACTCCGGCGAGCTGCCCTACGCGCCCGACGACCGCACGGTCGTGCTGTACGCGCCCACGTGGGAGGGTGACCGCGCCGCCGCCGCGTACGGGTCCATCGCGTCGCACGGCGTGCCGCTCGTCCGCGACCTCATCGCGACCGGGCGCCACCGCGTCGTCTACCGTCCGCACCCTCGGTCCGGCGTCGTCGATCCCGAGTACGCGCGCGCGAACCGCGAGATCGCGGCCATGCTCGAGCGGGCGAACGCGCAGGATCCGTCGGCGCAGCACGTCGTCGACCGCTCGCGCGAGCTGGCCTGGCAGCTGTCCGCCGCCGATCTCGCCATCGTCGACATCTCGGCGATGGTCTACGACCGCCTCGCCGCGGGGCGCCCCCTCCTGGTGACGCGGCCCGTGCGTCCCGAGGCGCAGATCGACACCGACGGCTACCTCTCGGACTGCGAGTGGCTGACCGCGGACGACGCGCGTGACATCATCACCCGGCTGGATGCGCTGCAGCACGACGCGGTGGCGGATCGCCGGCTCGCGGCGTGGGTCCGCCACTACTTCGGCGACACCGATCCGGGTGCGGCGACCGCGCGATTCCACGGGGCCATCGAGCACCTGATGGGGGAGTGGGACCGCCATGCGGCGCTCCACGCCCGGGACGACGCCGCCGACCCGGTGTCCGACGACCAGGTCGACGACGAGGACGAGGAGGCCTGA
- a CDS encoding glycosyltransferase family 2 protein, whose product MTGAVPRVGVVVLSQGRRPEGLAASLASVLRQEGVALDVVVVGNGWEPDGLPDGVRCLHLPENLGIPAGRNAGVPLVTGETLFFLDDDETVPSAAFLADCLALMRGTDDVALIQPRIVDPTGAATPRRWIPRIRKGDPARSSPVMSVLEGAVVVRRDAFEGAGGWAGEFFYAHEGIELAWRIWDQGHRAWYAGDLVAHHPAVAPTRHAEYHRLTARNRVWLARRNLPLPLVPVYVGSWTAVQLIRSARNRDGLGTWLHGWLEGWTTSPGTRRPMSWGTVVRMARAGRPPVI is encoded by the coding sequence GTGACGGGCGCCGTCCCGCGCGTCGGCGTCGTCGTCCTCAGCCAGGGGCGTCGGCCGGAGGGGCTGGCGGCCTCGCTCGCCTCGGTGCTGCGTCAGGAGGGCGTCGCCCTCGACGTGGTCGTGGTCGGCAACGGCTGGGAACCCGACGGCCTCCCCGACGGCGTCCGGTGCCTGCACCTGCCGGAGAACCTCGGCATCCCGGCGGGCCGGAACGCCGGCGTCCCGCTGGTCACGGGGGAGACGCTGTTCTTCCTCGACGACGACGAGACCGTGCCGAGCGCCGCCTTCCTCGCGGACTGCCTCGCGCTCATGCGCGGCACGGACGACGTCGCGCTCATCCAGCCGCGCATCGTCGACCCCACGGGCGCCGCCACGCCGCGTCGCTGGATCCCGCGCATCCGCAAGGGCGACCCCGCGCGCTCGAGCCCGGTGATGTCCGTGCTGGAGGGCGCCGTCGTGGTCCGTCGCGACGCGTTCGAGGGGGCCGGCGGCTGGGCGGGGGAGTTCTTCTACGCCCACGAGGGGATCGAGCTGGCCTGGCGGATCTGGGACCAGGGCCACCGCGCCTGGTACGCCGGGGACCTCGTCGCCCACCACCCTGCTGTCGCCCCCACCCGGCATGCCGAGTACCACCGCCTCACCGCGCGCAACCGGGTCTGGCTCGCGCGGCGCAACCTGCCGCTGCCCCTCGTCCCCGTCTACGTCGGGTCGTGGACGGCGGTGCAGCTGATCCGCAGCGCACGCAACCGCGACGGTCTCGGCACATGGCTGCACGGGTGGCTCGAGGGCTGGACGACGTCCCCCGGCACGCGTCGGCCGATGTCGTGGGGCACCGTCGTCCGCATGGCGCGCGCGGGCAGGCCGCCCGTCATCTGA
- a CDS encoding CDP-alcohol phosphatidyltransferase family protein, with protein MSADPGTGDRGLPSSIAELRRVTQPPEVRLRANAEHWTAHLYLRDLSPYLTWLLLRTRISANGVTVVMILTGWAAAAALLIPGIAGAALALVLGQLQMLADCCDGEVARWRRTSSPVGHFLDAVGHYSTETLIALALGMRAAAYPFEAPGDLPWTTLAFALALVIVLNKALNDMVRVARASADLPKAPVGAGTVASQHSLIATARRVVRFLPFHRMFHSVELTIVTFVVALVGLVAGQPETDRVFLVVLVPLAVLALLGHFVMIVTSRRLTSA; from the coding sequence ATGAGCGCCGATCCCGGCACCGGCGACCGCGGCCTGCCCTCCTCCATCGCGGAGCTGCGGCGCGTGACGCAGCCGCCCGAGGTGCGCCTGCGGGCGAACGCCGAGCACTGGACGGCGCATCTCTACCTCCGCGACCTCTCGCCGTACCTCACCTGGCTGCTGCTGCGGACGCGGATCAGCGCGAACGGCGTCACCGTCGTCATGATCCTCACGGGGTGGGCGGCCGCCGCGGCGCTGCTCATCCCCGGCATCGCCGGAGCGGCCCTCGCGCTGGTGCTCGGCCAGCTGCAGATGCTCGCGGACTGCTGCGACGGCGAGGTGGCGCGCTGGCGCCGCACCTCGTCGCCGGTCGGGCACTTCCTCGACGCCGTCGGGCACTACTCCACCGAGACGCTGATCGCGCTCGCCTTGGGGATGCGCGCCGCCGCCTACCCCTTCGAGGCGCCCGGCGACCTGCCCTGGACGACCCTCGCGTTCGCCCTGGCGCTGGTCATCGTGCTGAACAAGGCGCTGAACGACATGGTGCGCGTGGCGCGCGCCTCGGCCGACCTGCCCAAGGCGCCCGTCGGCGCGGGCACGGTCGCGTCGCAGCACTCCCTGATCGCCACGGCCCGCCGCGTCGTGCGGTTCCTGCCGTTCCACCGCATGTTCCACTCGGTGGAGCTCACCATCGTCACCTTCGTCGTCGCGCTGGTCGGCCTCGTCGCGGGTCAGCCGGAGACCGACCGGGTGTTCCTCGTCGTCCTGGTGCCGCTCGCGGTGCTGGCGCTCCTCGGGCACTTCGTGATGATCGTCACCTCGCGTCGGCTGACGTCCGCGTGA
- a CDS encoding glycosyltransferase family 2 protein: MAHYPRRDPVAGSTGDLPAVSYVMPILNEAAHVRAAVDSMMQQDYAGDFEVVLALGPSTDGTTEVVREMARADPRITSVDNPTGSTPGGLNAAIRATRHPVVIRVDAHSLLPRDYTRIAVETLQATGADNVGGLMSAEGRTPFEKAVARAYGARVGLGGTAHHVGGKEGPAETAYLGAFRRERLVEVGLFDEGVRRGQDWELNRRLRQSGGLVWFTPRMKVTYRPRSTFRSLIRQFFATGLWRGELARRFTRQNSVRYFVPPVAVGGVAAGLLLGTAGLVGAALGMPGLRRLVGAFVVPGVYVGFVLVSTVSVASRDGAATMLRFAAVLPSIHFSWGTGFVLGFLELTDDLDGHTGR; this comes from the coding sequence ATGGCGCACTACCCGCGACGCGACCCGGTCGCCGGCAGCACCGGCGATCTGCCCGCCGTCTCGTACGTCATGCCCATCCTCAACGAGGCGGCCCACGTCCGCGCCGCCGTCGACAGCATGATGCAGCAGGACTACGCCGGCGACTTCGAGGTCGTGCTGGCGCTCGGCCCCAGCACCGACGGCACGACCGAGGTCGTCCGCGAGATGGCTCGGGCCGATCCGCGCATCACGAGCGTCGACAACCCCACGGGATCCACGCCGGGCGGCCTCAACGCCGCCATCCGCGCCACGCGCCACCCCGTCGTGATCCGCGTCGACGCGCACTCCCTCCTGCCGCGCGACTACACGCGCATCGCCGTGGAGACCCTGCAGGCCACGGGCGCGGACAACGTCGGCGGGCTGATGTCGGCCGAGGGGCGCACGCCGTTCGAGAAGGCCGTCGCCCGGGCCTACGGCGCCCGGGTCGGGCTCGGTGGCACCGCGCACCACGTCGGCGGCAAGGAGGGGCCGGCGGAGACCGCGTACCTCGGCGCCTTCCGTCGTGAGCGGCTCGTCGAGGTCGGGCTCTTCGACGAGGGCGTGCGTCGGGGCCAGGACTGGGAGCTCAACCGCCGCCTCCGGCAGAGCGGCGGCCTCGTGTGGTTCACGCCGCGGATGAAGGTCACCTACCGTCCCCGCTCCACGTTCCGCTCGCTCATCCGCCAGTTCTTCGCCACCGGCCTCTGGCGCGGCGAGCTCGCGCGTCGCTTCACCCGGCAGAACTCCGTGCGGTACTTCGTGCCTCCGGTCGCCGTCGGCGGGGTGGCCGCGGGTCTCCTCCTCGGCACCGCGGGCCTCGTGGGCGCCGCGCTCGGGATGCCGGGACTGCGCCGGCTCGTCGGCGCGTTCGTCGTGCCCGGCGTGTACGTCGGCTTCGTGCTGGTGAGCACCGTCTCGGTGGCGTCCCGCGACGGCGCGGCGACGATGCTGCGCTTCGCGGCGGTGCTGCCGTCCATCCACTTCAGCTGGGGCACCGGCTTCGTGCTCGGCTTCCTCGAGCTCACCGACGACCTCGACGGGCACACCGGCCGATGA
- a CDS encoding S1C family serine protease, with protein MTDRSHGEDEHEGGREVDGRAEGSSTEAPSSTTPQPGDGGSAWPAPAGPAAASHPAPTSPDRRDTLAYGTSAQPDHTATAPLAGAAAEGHEPAGGTTTAPPKKKPNKALPLVAMLAVGALIGGAAGGLTTWAIAHDDASTEAVSQSPANITVNDPDNATPITAVAAKVSGSVVTIDVAGGQAGGTGSGVVLSSDGYVLTNTHVVTLDGQTGDATIQVKTADGALYSAKLVGTDPVVDLAVIKLDDASGLTPIEFADSSKLNVGDTAIAIGAPLGLSGTVTDGIVSALDRSIQVASSAAPATPGDGSQSDETPFNFWPFGNEGQGGSGQQGGQGGSGGQGGQAAATINLAVIQTDAAINPGNSGGALLDGDGKLIGVNVAIANAGGTSSAAGSIGVGFAIPSNLAKRVGQEIIQNGKASHGLLGASVRDVASGDSSTPVGGAFIAEVQSGGAAAAAGLKQGDIVTAFGSIPISKASDLTAQVRALAGGSDVELTVNRGGQKQQVDVKLGTLQQ; from the coding sequence ATGACGGACAGAAGCCACGGCGAAGACGAGCACGAGGGCGGCCGCGAGGTCGACGGCCGAGCCGAGGGCTCCTCGACGGAGGCGCCGTCGTCCACCACTCCTCAGCCCGGTGATGGCGGATCCGCCTGGCCAGCGCCCGCGGGCCCCGCCGCCGCGTCCCACCCCGCGCCCACGAGCCCGGACCGGCGGGACACCCTCGCGTACGGCACGAGCGCGCAGCCGGATCACACCGCGACCGCTCCTCTCGCGGGCGCAGCAGCGGAAGGTCATGAGCCGGCCGGCGGCACCACGACCGCTCCTCCCAAGAAGAAGCCGAACAAGGCCCTGCCCCTCGTCGCCATGCTGGCCGTCGGAGCCCTCATCGGCGGTGCCGCCGGCGGACTCACGACCTGGGCCATCGCGCATGACGATGCCTCCACCGAGGCCGTGAGCCAGTCTCCCGCGAACATCACCGTCAACGACCCGGACAACGCGACGCCGATCACGGCCGTCGCCGCGAAGGTCTCCGGCTCCGTCGTCACCATCGACGTGGCGGGCGGCCAGGCCGGCGGCACGGGTTCCGGGGTCGTCCTCTCCAGCGACGGCTACGTCCTCACCAACACTCATGTCGTGACGCTCGACGGCCAGACCGGCGACGCCACCATCCAGGTGAAGACGGCGGACGGCGCGCTGTACTCGGCGAAGCTGGTCGGCACGGATCCCGTCGTCGACCTCGCCGTCATCAAGCTCGATGACGCCAGCGGCCTCACCCCCATCGAATTCGCGGACTCGTCCAAGCTCAACGTCGGCGACACCGCCATCGCCATCGGCGCTCCGCTCGGCCTCTCCGGCACCGTCACCGACGGCATCGTCAGCGCGCTCGACCGGAGCATCCAGGTCGCATCCTCGGCTGCGCCGGCGACACCGGGCGACGGCAGCCAGAGCGACGAGACGCCGTTCAACTTCTGGCCGTTCGGCAACGAGGGGCAGGGCGGCTCCGGTCAGCAGGGCGGCCAGGGCGGATCCGGCGGCCAGGGCGGCCAGGCGGCGGCGACGATCAACCTCGCGGTCATCCAGACCGACGCGGCCATCAACCCCGGCAACTCGGGCGGCGCGCTCCTGGACGGCGACGGCAAGCTCATCGGCGTCAACGTCGCCATCGCCAACGCGGGCGGCACCAGCTCCGCCGCCGGCAGCATCGGCGTCGGCTTCGCCATCCCGTCGAACCTCGCGAAGCGCGTGGGTCAGGAGATCATCCAGAACGGCAAGGCCTCGCACGGACTCCTCGGGGCGAGCGTCCGCGACGTCGCCAGCGGCGACTCCTCGACCCCGGTCGGCGGCGCGTTCATCGCGGAGGTCCAGAGCGGCGGCGCGGCGGCCGCGGCGGGACTGAAGCAGGGCGACATCGTGACCGCGTTCGGCAGCATCCCGATCAGCAAGGCGAGCGACCTCACGGCGCAAGTACGGGCCCTCGCGGGCGGCAGCGACGTCGAGCTCACCGTCAACCGCGGCGGCCAGAAGCAGCAGGTCGACGTGAAGCTCGGCACGCTCCAGCAGTAG
- a CDS encoding aminotransferase class I/II-fold pyridoxal phosphate-dependent enzyme: MTISGAWVRATRGAMLLTPDGVPGTTVFAEMSALAAATGAINLGQGFPDEDGPREVLDAARAAISAGMNQYPPGRGTPELRAAIAAHQARFYGLVVDPDTEVLVTAGATEAIAATLLALVEEGDEVVTLEPFYDAYGALVSLAHGIHRTVPLRAPDFQPRLEDLRRVITDRTRVILLNDPHNPTGTVLNREVRELVVELAIAHDAVIVTDEVYEHLVFDAPHVPVATLPGARERTVTISSGGKTFRTTGWKIGWLTAPAPLVSAILAVKQFLTFVNGAPFQPAIATGLALPDAVYDGIVDNLRRKRDVLAAGLTAAGFRIHLPAAGYFIVADAAPLGFPDARELCLRLPELAGVVGVPLSAFCHAPLAAEHASLVRFAFCKRIDVLEEAARRLGALTVGPA; the protein is encoded by the coding sequence ATGACGATCTCCGGCGCGTGGGTGCGCGCGACCCGTGGGGCGATGCTGCTGACTCCGGACGGCGTGCCGGGGACCACCGTGTTCGCCGAGATGAGCGCGCTGGCCGCGGCGACCGGCGCGATCAACCTCGGTCAGGGGTTCCCGGATGAGGACGGGCCCCGCGAGGTGCTCGACGCTGCGCGGGCCGCGATATCCGCGGGCATGAACCAGTACCCGCCGGGCCGGGGCACGCCCGAGCTGCGGGCCGCCATCGCCGCGCACCAGGCGCGCTTCTACGGTCTCGTCGTGGATCCGGACACCGAGGTGCTCGTCACAGCGGGCGCGACCGAGGCCATCGCCGCGACGCTGCTCGCGCTCGTCGAGGAGGGCGACGAGGTCGTGACGCTCGAGCCGTTCTACGACGCGTACGGGGCGCTCGTCTCGCTCGCCCACGGGATCCATCGGACGGTGCCCCTGCGGGCTCCCGACTTCCAGCCGCGGCTCGAGGACCTCCGCCGCGTGATCACGGACCGCACCCGCGTGATCCTCCTCAACGACCCGCACAACCCCACCGGGACCGTGCTCAACCGCGAGGTGCGGGAGCTCGTCGTCGAGCTCGCCATCGCGCACGACGCGGTGATCGTCACGGACGAGGTCTACGAGCACCTCGTCTTCGACGCGCCCCACGTGCCCGTCGCGACGCTGCCCGGGGCGCGCGAGCGCACGGTGACCATCTCCTCCGGCGGCAAGACGTTCCGCACCACGGGGTGGAAGATCGGATGGCTGACCGCTCCGGCGCCGCTCGTGTCGGCGATCCTCGCGGTGAAGCAGTTCCTGACCTTCGTGAACGGGGCGCCGTTCCAGCCCGCCATCGCGACGGGGCTGGCGCTCCCCGACGCCGTGTACGACGGCATCGTCGACAACCTGCGGCGCAAGCGCGACGTCCTCGCGGCGGGGCTCACGGCCGCGGGCTTCCGGATCCACCTCCCCGCGGCCGGGTACTTCATCGTCGCGGACGCCGCTCCGCTCGGCTTCCCCGACGCCCGCGAGCTGTGCCTGCGGCTCCCGGAGCTCGCCGGGGTCGTCGGCGTGCCGCTGTCCGCCTTCTGCCATGCGCCCCTCGCGGCGGAGCACGCGTCCCTGGTGCGGTTCGCGTTCTGCAAGCGGATCGACGTGCTCGAGGAGGCGGCGAGGCGGCTCGGCGCGCTGACGGTCGGGCCCGCCTGA